TTTATCTTTAAAAGTCGGCTGGTCTTTTATCTGATCATCGGAAATACCATGAACGGCGAATGCTTCGGCCGGAATCTTCATTTCCGGATTTAAAAACCAATCGCCTTTTAAAATTCTGTCGTCCGGCCTGCCTGCCGGACAGGCAGGCATTATTTTTAAATAAGCGATTTCCACGATTCTATCCAAATTAACCGAC
Above is a genomic segment from Patescibacteria group bacterium containing:
- a CDS encoding exonuclease domain-containing protein, with the protein product MPKIKKINELISLAKPLVIFDLETTGLSVNLDRIVEIAYLKIMPACPAGRPDDRILKGDWFLNPEMKIPAEAFAVHGISDDQIKDQPTFKDK